The window GACAGTTCGGTCAGCGCGCCGGGCAAGGCGGCGGAGATGGGGGCGACTCGGGGCGTGCCGCCGCCGTCGACCAAGGCGTCCCACACCGTCTGCGGGTCAGAGTCGTCGGATTCGGCCGCCGCTTCGAGCGCCTTCGTCCGCCCCTCGTCGTAGGCGAGCTCGACGAGACTCCGGTCGTACGCGCCCTCGAACGCGTCGAGCACGCGGTCCAGCTCCGCCGGGCGCGCGCGGCCGATCTCGGCGGCGACACCGAGTGCGAACGCGCGCTCGACCGCCTCCTCGCGGGCGAGGTCCTCCCAGTCGGTTCCGAAGGTGCGGTCGTACATTAGTGCGTCACCGTCGCGGCCGCACCGACGCGAAGCCCGCCGTCGGTGAACTCGACGTCTTGGATGTCCGTGTTCACGTCGGTACCGCGCATCTTCAGCACCTGTATCCCGCGGCGCATCCCCTCGTCTTCGAGGTAGTTGTGCATGAAGACGACGCCGTGTGCGAGGTAGTGTTCCTCGGAGTAGGCGCTCGGGTCGGTCATTTCGGAGATGAGGAGGGTGGTCGCGTCGGTCCGCTTCAGCGAGGAGAGCAGTTGGACCATGGTGTCTTCGTCGTCGTCGAGGAGAAAGCGCAACAGCATCGTAGAATCGAACACGACGCGGTCGATGTCGCGCGAGTTGATGAATCCGGTGAGGCGGTTCGTGACGCCGGAGTGGTCCCGGCGCTCGCCCGGGAGCCCGAAGAAGCGACGACCGTCCGACGAGAACGAATCAAGGAACGTGACGCGGTCGGTGTCGAGCGCGCGGTCGAACCCGAAGTCGTACTCGCCCATGTCTCGGCGGATCCCCGCTTTGGTCTCGTGCATGCTGATATACAACACGTCCTCGCCGTTGCGAGCGCCCTGTGCCGCGAACTGCGAACAGAACGTGGTCTTTCCGCTGCCCGGCGGACCGCTCACGACGTAGAGGCGGTTCTCCGGGAACCCGCCGTCGACGAGGTCGTCGAACCCGGGGACGCCGCTTGGTGCGCGCATACCGAGTGACTCGGCGGTCACCGCATAAGGATTGGCACCCGGTTCTCACCCGTGAGAACGGTCTGACTGACGCGCCGAAAGCGGGCTGTGCGAGGCGGGAGTGCAACCAGTTCGTCGCGGCGGCGCACCCGACGCTTCGACCGACGCCGCCGTGCGGTTCGACCGAACCCGGCTTACGCTTCGACCGACTCGCCGCCCGCGTCGTCGGGTGAGGAGTCAGCGACGTCGCCGATGTCGATGCCGTCGACGTCCGGCGAGACCCAGACGACGAACCGGTCGTCCGACTTGACGATCCCGCGGACGCCCTCGTCTTCGACGGTCGTTCCCTGATCGACGTCTTCGGGCGCGACGTCGCGGACCTGGAACACCTCGTCGACCATCCAGCCGACGGTCCCACCCTCGTCGATCTCGTCGTCGTCGAAGACGACGATCCGCTCTCGGGGGCCGTCCTCCTCGATGGCGAACAGCGTCTTCGGATCGACGATCGTCGTCGTCCGTCCGCGGAGGTCCATCACGCCCTCGACGTGATCGGGCGAGTTCGGGATGCGCGTGAGCTCGCCGGCGTCGACGATCTCGTCTATCACACCGATATCCAGACAGTACGTCCCGTCACCTAAGCCGAACTCCAGTACCTTCGTCGGTTCGGCGTCTGCTTCCGTGGCTGCCATACGAACTCCTGCGGTGAAGTCACCAATAACCGTGTCCCCTGAATTATCAGCAGTGATTAGCGGGGGCGTGCATTTATGCTGATTCTGCGACCGCTTTTGGGTATGAGCAGGACGACGGATCGGCGGGGGAGCCGCGACGGGTCACCACGGGTGGTGGTCGTCGACGACTCGCCGTTCATGCGCGGGTTGATCGCCGATCTATTGACAGACGCCGGTGTCGCGGTCGTCGGCGAGGCGGGCGACGGCGCGGAGGCGCTGTCGGTGGTCGCCGAGACGACGCCCGACGTAGTGACAATGGACGTAGAGATGCCCGGAATGGGCGGGTTGGAGGCCGTCGAACGGCTGATGGAGGAGACTCCGACGCCCGTTCTGATGCTGTCAGCGCACACGGACGAGGGGGCCGAGGTGACCTTCGAGGCGCTCGAACGCGGCGCGGTCGACTTCTTCTCGAAGCCCGGCGGCGAGGTCTCGACCGGCGTCTCCCGGGAGTCAGAGCGGCTCGTCGAGGCCGTGCGGTCGGTCGCGGACGCGGACCTCGCGGCGGCGGCATGGGACCGAGACGGCTCGACGAGCGCGGCCACGACGGCGGCCGCGTCGGGCGGGTCGGCGGCCGCGGGCGCAGCCGCGTCGGCGAGCGCGTCGACGACGACACCGGACGGCGACCTCGACGAGCCGCTGACGGTCGTGATCGGGGCGTCGACCGGCGGGCCGAACGCGGTCGAGCGCGTCATGTCGGCGCTGCCGATGGCCGACTGCCGGATCGTCATCGTTCAACACATGCCGGAGGCGTTCACGCCGCGCTTCGCCGACCGGCTCGACGACGCCTCGGCGTACGACGTACAGGAGGCGAGCGACGGGGCGCGGATCGGTGCCGGCGAGGCGCTCGTCGCCCGCGGCGGGAGCCACACCCGGATCGACAGCTACCGCGCGGGTCGGCTCCGCGTCAAGCTCGACGAGGACGACTCACAGTCGGTGTCGCCCGCCGCCGACGTGACGATGCGCTCCGCGGCCGAGGTCGTCGACGACCCGCTCGTCGGCGTCGTGTTGACCGGCATGGGTTCGGACGCCGCCGAAGGGATCCGCGCGATGGCCGACGCCGGCGCGCGGACGATAGCACAGAGCGAGGACACCTGCGTGATCTACGGGATGCCGAAGCGCGCGGTGGAGTCCGGCGGCGTGGACGAGGTACACGACCTCGACGACGTCGCCGGCGCGATCGTGGGGGGTGAGGCCTGATGGACTCACACCGCGCCGCGTTCGTCGCCGAGGCGGAAGACGGGATCACGGACCTCAACAACGCGCTGCTCGCGCTCGAGTCCGACCCCGAGGACGCCGCGGCGATGGACGACGTGTTCCGCGTCGCACATACCCTGAAGGGGAACGCGGCGGCGATGGGGTACGAGGACGTCTCGTCGTTCGGCCACGCGCTGGAGGACCTGCTCGACGCGATCAGGCAGGGCGACCGCGAGGTGACGCCCGAGGTCATGGATCTCCTCTTCGAGGGGGTCGACGCCGTCGAGGCGATGGTCGACGAGATCGCCGACACCGGCGAGGTGACGACAGACCCGTCGGACCTCGAAGCGCGCCTCCGCGAGATGGAAGAACACGGGACCGTCGGCGGCGAGGACGCGGCTGGAGACGCCGCTGCTGGAGACGGAAACGAAGGTAGCGATGACGCCGAAGACGCTGACGCCGGTGACGACGCGTCCGGCGAGGCGGGCGAGAGCGACGACGCGGCCGACGACGTCGCCGTCCCCGATCACCCGCCGGGCGTCGCGGACCTTCCGGAGCCCGTCGTGTACGCGGACGTGACGATTGGCGAGAGCGCGATGGCGGGCGTCGACGCCACGCTCGTCGTGCAGGCGCTCGACGGGCAGTTCGACGGCTTCGTCACCGACCCCGACCCGGCCGCGCTCGAAGACGGCGAGTACGACGAGGGGTTCGACGCGTTCGTCGGCGGCGCGGCGGCCGACGTGGTCGCCGAGGGGCTCGGCGCGCTCACGCAGGTGGAGTCGATCGCGACGGCTCTCGTCGGAGCCGACGAGGACGACGAGAGCGAGGCGGACGCGACCGCCGAGGAACCGCTGGAGGCGACCGCGGACGCCGGCGGCGATACCGAATCCGACGCCGATCCGGCCGCGGACGAGGAGAGCGCGGACACCGGCAGCGACTCCGACGAGACGGGAGACGCGGGAGACGCAGGATCCGACTCCGGCACCGAATCGGACTCCAAGTCTGGCGACGAGATCAAATCGATCCGCGTCGACGTCGATCAGGTCGACGAGCTGTACGGGCTCGTCGAGCAGCTGGTGACGAGCCGGATCAAGCTCCGGCGGGAACTGGAGGGCATGGATGCGCAGTCCGACGCCTTAGACGAGCTCGACAAGCTCGCCTCCAGTCTGCAAGACACCGCGATGGACATGCGGCTCATCCCCTTCTCGCAGGTGTCGGACTCGTTCCCGCGGCTCGTCCGCGACATCTCGCGGGACCTCGACAAGCGGATCGACTTCGAGATCGAGGGCGACGACGTCGAACTCGACCGGACGATCCTCACGGAGATGCGCGACCCGCTCGTCCACGTCCTCCGGAACGCGGTCGACCACGGGATCGAGTCTCCAGACGAACGCGAGGCCGCCGGCAAGGACCCGACGGGCACCGTGCGGCTCACGGCCGAGCGCGAGCGCGACCACGTCATCATCGAGGTCGCTGACGACGGCGGCGGCCTCGACCCGGATCAACTCCGCGAGAAGGCGGTCGACGAGGGCGTAAAGAGCAGGGAGGCGGTCGAGGCGATGGAAGACGACGAGGTGTACGACCTGGTCTTCCATCCCGGCTTCTCAACCGCGGAAGAGGTGACCGACGTCTCCGGGCGCGGCGTCGGCATGGACGTCGTGCGGACGACCGCGCGCGACCTCGACGGCTCCGTCGCCGTCGAGAGCGAACCCGGCGAGGGGACGACCGTTCGCTTCCGGCTCCCGGTGACCGTCGCCATCGTGAAGGTGATGTTCGTCGACGTCGGCGGCACCGAGTACGGGATCCCGATAAAGTCGATCGCGGAGGTCGCCCGCGCGGACGACGTAGAGGAGGTCCACGGCGACGAGATCGTGCGCCACGAAGACGATCTCTACCCCGTGATCAGGCTGAACGATCGGCTCGCCGAGAGCGGGGCCGCCGCGGTCGGCTCCGGCGTTGGCGGGTCTGATCCGGACGAATCGACCGCGGGAGGGGCGGCCGCGGGCGGACCTGACGAGGCCGCGGGCGGACCCGACGAGGCCGCGACGCCGGACGGCGGGACCGTCGCCGACGCGGACGCCGCTGGCGACGCTCCGGAGTCCTCCGATGACGTGGGGATGCTCGTCCGGATTCGCGAGGAGACGCGACAGGTGGCGCTCCACTGCGACGCGGTGTTGGACCAAGAAGAGGTCGTCGTGAAACCGCTCGACGGACCGCTGTCGGGGACGCCGGGCCTCAGCGGCACGGCGGTTCTCGGCGACGGCGACGTCGTTGCCGTCCTCGACGTGGTGAGCCTATGAGCAGTGAAACACCCTTCGAAGGCGTGTTGCGACAGATAGACGACACGGTGCCGTTCGAGCCCGGCTACTACAACGAGTCGTACCTCGACCGGCGGATCACGGCGCGGATGCGCCGTCGCGACACCGAGTCGCACGCGGAGTACGAGCGGCTGCTCCGCGACGACGACGAGGAGCGACAGGCGCTGATGGACGCGCTCACGATCAACGTGACCGAGTTCTTCCGCAACCCCGAGATGTGGGACGTCCTCCGCGGCGTGCTCCGCGAGAAAACGGACGAGAAGCGCCGAGTTCGGGTCTGGTCCGCCCCGTCGGCGGACGGGCGTGAAGCGTACTCGATCGCGATGCTGGCCTGTGACGATCCCGAAATCGACGAGTCGCGCGTCGAGGTGCTCGGCTCCGACATCAGCGAAGAGGCGCTCGATAACGCCCGCGACGGCACGTACCACACCACCAGAACGACGGACATCGCGGCGGAGCTCGAACCGCTCTCCGACCCCGGCCGGTACGTCGAGCAGGACGGAGACACCTTTCAGGTCAAGCCCGCCGTCCGACGGCTCGTCAACTTCGAGACGCACGACCTGATCCGCGACGGTGCGCGCGACCCGTTCGACGTGGTGTTGTGTCGCAACCTGCTGATCTACATCGACGTCGACCACAAGGGTGCGCTGTTCGATACGCTCGAGGCGTCACTCGCCGACGACGGCGTCCTCGTCCTCGGGATGACGGAGAGCGTCCCGCCGGACCGTTCGGACCGGTACGAACCGATCGACAAGCGACGGCGGGTGTTCGAGAGGGTCTGATGTCCCTGTACCAGCACGCGCGGGATGGAAACGTCGAGCGGCTCAGGGACGCGATGGGAAGCGACAGCGCCGCGGTGCGGCGGCGGGCTGCCGAGTTCCTCGGCGAGGTCGGCGACGGGACCGAACAGGCGACCGTCGACGCCCTGCTCCGCGCGGCGACGGACGACGAAGACGAGGAGGTCCGCGGTGCCGCGGTCGACGCGCTCGACGAACTCGGTGACGGGGCGCTCGAACAGCTGCTCTCGGAACTCACCGGGACGACGGGGTCGGAGGCCGAGTGGGTGACCGCACGGAAGTTCGCCCGCGCACTGCAGGCTGACCGGCCCGAGCTGCGGATGGCCGCGGCGAACGCGCTCGGACGGCTCGACGACGCGAGCGGTCTCTCGCATCTCGTCGACGCGCTCGACGACGACGACCCCCGCGTCAGGCTCCGCGCCGCGCAGGCCTGCGGAACGTTCGCGGACCCGCGTGCCGTCCCCGGCCTCACCGCGCGGCTCGACGACGAGCCGCGCGTCAGGCGAGCCGCGGCGAACGCGCTCGGAGGCATCGGCACAGACCAGGCGCTCGCGGCGCTTTTGGATCTGCTCGACGAGCCCGACGAGTCGCTCCGGCGGATCGCGGCCGGCGCGCTCGGCAAGGCGAACAACCCGGAACCGGTTGAGCCGCTCGCGCGGGCGCTCGGCGACGAGAGCGCGGTCGTGCGCAACGCCGCGGTGTACTCGATAATCGAACTGCTCTCGAACGTCCCGACCCAACAGAGCCACGCGGTTCGGGACCGCGTCGTCTCCGAGCTGAAGTCGGCCGACGACGAGACCGTGGTCGAGCCGCTAGTCGAGATCTTGACCGACGGCCAGCAGAGCCGACAGCGGCGGAACGCCGCGTGGATCCTCGGACGGGTCGCGGAGCCGGACACCGAACTCGCGGTCGAGGCGCTCGCGGAGGCGCTCGCGGACGACGACGCACAGACCGCGCAGTTCGCGGCCACGAGCCTCAAGAACCTCGGCGGGCCGGTCGTCGAGGACCGGCTTCTCGACCGACTCGGGACCGAACACCCCGAAGACGCCCGCGCGAAGGCGGTGTTCGTGCTGGGACAGGTGGGCGGACAGGAGACGCTGAACAGGCTCGAAGACCTCACCGACGACGAGAGTTCCGCGGTCAGAAAGCGGGTGTTCTCCGCGGTCTCGAAGCTCCGGGCGGGGGGTCCGTAGATGTCCGACGGCGAGTACAAGGTCACGGACACGCAGGGGCGGTTCGCGGTGGCCGTCCGCGACGGTCGCAAAATGAACGACGTCTCGTGGACGGCGGGGCGGATACTCCTCTCCAACCGACGGCTGATCTTGGCCGGCAACGACGGGAAGCGGACGATCCCCCTCTCGGACCTTCGCGGACTCGGCGGCCGACACGACGCCAACCAGTCGGTTGCGCGCGTGTCGAACTACGTGAGCTTCGATCTGGGCGATCAGGTGTTGCTTGTCGCGGCGAGCGAACACGAGGAGTTCGAGCGCGACGTCTACCGGGCGCTCCTCGACCAGCGGACGGTGATGGCGAAACACCCGGCGATCGAGGGCGGCGTCGTGCAGGATTCGAAGTGGGAACAGGCCCGGGTGAAGATAGACGAGAACGGGCTCAACGCGGCGATGGAAGGCGGCGCGTTCGTGAAGTTCGATCTCGACGACATCAGCGGACTTGACGCCGCCAAACGCACCGTCAACGGCGAGAAAAAACCCGTCATCGAGGTGTCTCACACCGACGACGAGGGGACGAGCATCGAGACGCACATCGCGGGCGACCCGAACAGGATGCGCTTCGTCGAGGCGTGGCTCCACAAAGGAGAGGAGCGAAGCTCGACGAACGTCGATCTGTCCAGCCGGGATCGTGAGGTGTTGATGGCGCTTTACTCCGGCGTGTCGCCGTTCGAGATCCCGTCGTTTCTGGGGATGGACGTCGACGACGTCGAGGAGACGTTCGAGCGGCTCATCGATCTGGAAGTGGTCGAGGAGGTGCGGGTGCGCCGCGAGGTCGCGCTCAACTCCCGCGGACGCAACATCGCCAGCGAGGCGATGAACGAGCAGTGACCGCCGTTAAGAGGCGAGCGACACGCCGGTGACTACGGGGCGGTGGAGACGTCGGTGATCTCGAATCTCGCACCGCCGTCGTCGCTCTCGGTGACGGTGATCTCCCAGCCGTGCGCGTCGACTATCTCCTGGACGATGGAGAGCCCGAACCCCGTGCCGTCGTCCGTGCTCGTGTGTCCGGCTTCGAACACCTGCGAGCGCTCGCTCTCCGGGATCCCGGGGCCGTCGTCCGCGACGTAGAAGCCGTCGTCGAGGTCGCCGACGGTGACCGTCACCCCGTCGCCCCCGTGTTCTATCGCGTTTCGAATGAGATTCCCGAACAGCTGGCGAAGCCGGCTCTCGTCGGCGTCGATCGCCGTCGCGGTCTCGACAGCGAGCGCGGCGTCTCCCGTGTCGATGGTCTCCCAGCTCCGAGAGGCGCAGGCGTCCAGCTCGACCGGTTCCGTCTCATCGACCGACCGGCCCTGTTTCGCGAGCATGAGAATGTTCTCGATCAGCTCTTGCATCCGCGTGTGCGCGTTCCGGATCGTGTCGACATGGGGGCTGTCACACTCCGCCGCGAGGAGGTCGAGGTGGCCCGACGCGACGTTGAGCGGGCTTCTGAGGTCGTGGCTGACGACGTTGGCGAAGTTTTCGAGTTCCTCCGTCTGCCGTTCGAGTTGTCGGCGGGCCTCGTTCCGGTCCGTGATGTCGATGTACGTCGCCAAGACGTCGGTCTCGTCGCCCCACGCGAGGGACGCGGCGGTCAACAGGAACTCTCGCCTGTCGCCGGCCGCAGTCTGCCGTGTCACTTCCCTGTCGATCCGCTCGCCGTCCCGTACCTGCGCGTTTATTTCGTGTGCCTCCCGTGACGTCTCGTCGTCGACGATGAACTTGTCGAGCAACGAGCCGCCGAGTTCGCAGCCGGAGAAGCCGAACGTCTCGCGGAACGCGTCGTTCGTCTGTTTGACCACCGGGTCGTCGCCGTCGAACGTCGCGAGCACGAGCGGAACGGGCACGGCGTCGAGCAGGGTCGCGAAGCGGTCGCGCTCGCGTTCGAGCTGTTCTTGGTGGTTTCGCAGTTCGGTGATGTCCTCGTTGACCGCGACGAACCGCGTGATCTCCCCCGACTCGTCCGTGACCGGCGAGATCGTTTGCGTGGCGACGTACCGCTCGCCGGACCGGCGCTCGTTGATTATCTCTCCCTCCCAGACGTCGCCGCTGAGGATGGTGTCCCAGAGCCGTTCGTAAAACAGGTCGTCGTGAACCCCGGACTGTAAGATGTTTGCGTTGCTGCCGACGGCTTCGTCGGCGGGGTAGCCGGTCTGTTCTTCGAACGCCGGATTGACGTACTCGATCCGCCCGTTCAGATCCGTCCAGTAGATCGAGTGGCCGGCGCTTTCGACCGCCTCTCGGAACGCACGCAAATCCGTGGCTACGCCGTCCTCAGAGGCCATTACTGGTCACTACCCGAGGCGGTGTGTTAAAACGACCGGAAGGTTCGAGAGCGGCGCAGCGAGTGGTCGAATCGTGGATGAGGCCCGAGATTAAGTTCACCCGGATCCGAACACGGCTATGATAGTCGCGCGGACGGCCGCCTTCGGCGAGGGCACAGCGATCACGCGTACGAGACGAACCGGCGGGCGTGAGGGAAGACGAACTGGCGGGCGTGAGAAGAGACGCAAGCGACCTCGGCCGATCCCGCAGGTCGACGGAGCCGAGGTGATCTAGGTGGTGACGCGTCGGATCGGCGTCGACGTCGGCGGGACGTTCACCGACGTGGCGCTGTCGCTCGACGGCGCGCTCGTCACCGCGAAGGTGCCGACCACCGCGGACCAGAGCGAGGGCGTGATCGCCGGGATAACCAAGGCCTGCGCGGAGGCGGACGTCGACCCGGAGCGCGTGGAAGAGTTCTCACACGCGATGACCGTCTCCGTCAACGCGCTCCTCGAAGGCGACGGCGCGCGGACGGCGCTCGTCACCACGGCGGGGTTCAGAGACGTGCTAGAGATCGGCCGACAGGACCGGCCGTCCCTGTACGACCTCGACGCCGAGAAGCCGACGCCGCTCGTTCCCAGACGCCGCCGGTTCGAGGTGGACGAGCGGGCGACGACCGACGGGATCGAGCGACCGGTCGACGCCGACGAGGTGCGCGCGCTCGCCGCGGAGATACGCGAGAGCGACGCCGACTCGGTCGCCGTCTCGCTTCTGCACGCGTACGCGCACCCGGAGAACGAGCGGCGGGTCGCGGAGCAGCTCCGGGCGGAACTCGACGTGCCCGTGTCGGCCTCCCACGAGGTGCTCGCGGAGTTCCGCGAGTACGAGCGCACCTCGACGACGGTCGTCGACGCGTACGTGCGGCCGGCGATCGACCGCTACGTCGGCCGGCTCACGGAGCGCGCGAAAGCGATCGGCGTGCCGCAGCCACGGATCATGCAGGCGAACGGCGGGCTCACGGACGCCGAAACCGTCAGGCGGAACGCGGTGACGACCGTGCTCTCTGGACCCGCCGCGGGCGTCGTCGGCGCGAGCGCGATGGCGACCGGCGAGCGCGGCGAGGCCGACCCGAGTCGACCCGACGATAGCCCGGGGCTCGTCACCCTCGACATGGGCGGCACGTCGAGCGACGTGAGCCTCGTCCGCGACGGCGACGTGGAGCGGACCACGACGGGCGCGATCGACGACCGACCCATCGGAACGCCGATGGTCGACGTCGAAACTGTCGGGGCCGGCGGGGGGTCGATCGCGTGGGTCGACGCCGGCGGAGCGCTCCGCATCGGCCCGCACTCGGCCGGGAGCGACCCCGGTCCCGCCTGCTATGGGAACGGAGGAACGAAGCCGACCGTCACCGACGCGACCCTCGTGTTGGGCTACATCGGGGAGAACACCAGTCTCGGCGGGGAGCTGTCGCTCGACGCGACCGCCGCCCGCGACGCGCTCGCGGCGCTCGCCGACGAGGCGGGACTGAACGGTCCGCTGGCCGCCGCGCGCGGCGTCTACCGCGTCGCCACCGCAGACATGACCCGGGCGATCCGATCCGTGACCGTCGAGCGAGGCCACGATCCGCGAGCGCTCGACCTCGTCGCGTTCGGCGGTGCGGGACCGATGCACGCGCTCGCGATCGCGGACGACCTCGACGTCGACCGGGTCGTAGTCCCCCGCGCCTCGGGCGTCTTGTCGGCGTACGGGCTGCTCGCCGCAGACGAGAAGCGCGACGCGGTTCGGACGTATCAGCGCCCGCTCGCCGCGGTCGATCCCGACGACATCGACGCCGTGTACGAGGATCTGCGCGCAGAGCTGCTGGACGAGGTCAGCGACCGCGACGCGGCGACCCTGCGTCACGCCGCAGATCTCAGATATGCCGGCCAGAGCTTCGAACTCACCGTGGACGTCGACCCGCCGTTCGACGCCGCGGACGCCCGCGAGCGGTTCGCGGCGGCTCACGAGTCGGCGTACGGTTACCGCGCCGACGAGCCGGTCGAGTTGGTGAACTGTCGGGCGACGGCAACGATAACGCGGGACGCGCCGCCGGTCGCGTTCGCGGCCGACGGCGACCCGCTGACTGACACTCGAGAGGCGGCCTTCGCGGGCGAGGTCCGCGAGACACCCGTGTACGACCGGGGTCGGCTGTCGCCGCGGGACGGAAGCGAGTCGTCCACGCCCCGGCCGCCGATCGACGGTCCCGCGGTCGTCGAGGGCGACGAGAGCACGGTCGTCGTCCCGCCGGGGTGGAACGTGACGGTGCGCGACGACGGCGCGCTGATCGCGGAGGTGAGCGACGCGTGAGCGACGTCGACCCGGTGACTCTCGAAATACTCCGAAACCAACTGGAAGGCGTCGCGGCCGAGATGGGCCATGTGCTCATCCGGGGGGCGTACTCGCCGAACATCAAGGAGCGGCAGGACTGCTCGACGGCGATTTTCGACGCGGCCGGCCGGATGGTCGCGCAGGCCGAACACATCCCGGTTCACCTCGGCGCGATGCCCGACGCGGTCGGCGTCGTCCTCGACGAGGACCCGAAACCGGGAGACGTCTTCGTCGTCAACGACCCCTTTGCGGGCGGAACCCATCTCCCGGACATCACGCTGGTCTCGACTATCGCGCCCCGCGGCGAGGTGATCGGGTTCGCGGTGTCGCGGGCGCACCACGCCGACGTGGGCGGCAGCGCGCCGGGGAGCA is drawn from Halorubrum sp. BV1 and contains these coding sequences:
- a CDS encoding hydantoinase/oxoprolinase family protein — encoded protein: MVTRRIGVDVGGTFTDVALSLDGALVTAKVPTTADQSEGVIAGITKACAEADVDPERVEEFSHAMTVSVNALLEGDGARTALVTTAGFRDVLEIGRQDRPSLYDLDAEKPTPLVPRRRRFEVDERATTDGIERPVDADEVRALAAEIRESDADSVAVSLLHAYAHPENERRVAEQLRAELDVPVSASHEVLAEFREYERTSTTVVDAYVRPAIDRYVGRLTERAKAIGVPQPRIMQANGGLTDAETVRRNAVTTVLSGPAAGVVGASAMATGERGEADPSRPDDSPGLVTLDMGGTSSDVSLVRDGDVERTTTGAIDDRPIGTPMVDVETVGAGGGSIAWVDAGGALRIGPHSAGSDPGPACYGNGGTKPTVTDATLVLGYIGENTSLGGELSLDATAARDALAALADEAGLNGPLAAARGVYRVATADMTRAIRSVTVERGHDPRALDLVAFGGAGPMHALAIADDLDVDRVVVPRASGVLSAYGLLAADEKRDAVRTYQRPLAAVDPDDIDAVYEDLRAELLDEVSDRDAATLRHAADLRYAGQSFELTVDVDPPFDAADARERFAAAHESAYGYRADEPVELVNCRATATITRDAPPVAFAADGDPLTDTREAAFAGEVRETPVYDRGRLSPRDGSESSTPRPPIDGPAVVEGDESTVVVPPGWNVTVRDDGALIAEVSDA